The segment AGTAAAATCTCTTTGTAAATCACCATGATTGAACACCTGAATTGTCCCATCAGACAAAATTTCTTTCAAAAACAGGTTTGGAGCCATATCTGGTCTTCCCCACGGGCCATAAACGGTGAAATATCGCAACCCGGTCGTCGGCAAACCATACAACTGACTATATGAAAAAGCCATCAGCTCGTCGGCTTTTTTGGTAGCGCCGTACAGGCTGACCGGTTGGTCTACCTGATCTGTCTCCTTAAACGGAATCTGCTTGTTCAAACCATAGACACTACTCGAGCTGGCATAAACCAGATGTTTGACATGTGTATGACGGCATCCTTCAAGGACATGCAGGAAACCGACTATATTCGACTGTACATAAGTCTCCGGATTATCAATCGAATATCTGACTCCGGCCTGAGCCGCCAGATTGCAAACCGCATCAAACCGTTCTTGTTCGAACAAGGTTGCCATGCCTTCCCTGTCGGCCAGATCCATCTTGATAAAACGAAAGTTATCATAGACCGTACTTGTGATAAAAACAGATTCTTCGCCGACCTCTTTTATTCCCAGCCTATTCAAACGATCCAGTTTCAGCGATACCGGATAATATGTATTTAAATTATCTAATCCAACAACTTCATCTCCCCGCTTTGCCAGCCTCTCAGCCAAAAATGACCCGATAAAGCCGGCTGCACCTGTAACTAAAACCTTCATACACTTTTTCCTTTTTTATTTTCACGATTTCCAATCATGATATTACGAATATAAACGATAAACCCCGTTGACTGTCCTAAAATCAATATCGGATCCAAGCGGATAATTCCATACAAGGCGATTGTCAATGATCCCACCAGACTAATAATCCAGAAATTGACAGGCAAAACCGAAGCGCCGAATCTTTTCGAGTAATACCATTGGTAAACAAATCTCAAAGTGAAAATTACCTGCCCCATCGATCCCATGACTATCAGCCACAAAGGAACGTCCTCGTCCTTAAAGAAGGAATCAACAAACGAATGGAAATCATTCAGAGCGAAACAAGCCGCTACAACAGGTGTCAGCGCCAACACGACCTGAATGATCCGGGGAAGCTTATTCCACAAACCTTTCTCTTTTAAATTCCAAATGTAAATATAAAATGATATGAACTGACCCAAGATAATAGAAAAGTCATTCCGGAGCCAACCATATATGCAAAGCAGGTAAGCGCCCAGCAGACTGAACACCCAATACAACGACGGAGAAACGACTTTCTTATACTTCTCTGACAAGATCCACTGAATCAGCATCCGGGCAGAGAAGAATACCTGGGCCAACAGCCCTATTAAATAAATTCCGATCATGCCCGCCGATCAAACAAGTTACTGTCTTTTATCTGATAATTGATATACCGCTTTTTCATCCACCGATAAGCAAAACAATCCAGGAAAGGAGAAATCAGTCTGTTCCACAAATGATATTTAGAAACACCGGCTACCCGAGGAAAATGGCGTACCGGCACTTCTTTCATCCGTCCGTACTGCAACAGAATCAATGCCGGCAGGAAACGATGCATGCCGGTAAAGAAAGGAATCCGCTTTGCGCAGTCAGTATGCATGATCTTCAAGGGGCAACCTGTATCTGTAGCCTTGTCTTTGGTCATCATCCGGCGGAAGCCATTCGCTATCTTGGATTGCAGATTCTTAAAGAATGAATCTTTCCGATTTGCCCGAATACCCATCACCAGCTCATAGTCGCTCGCAAAAGGCAAGAGGCGTTCGAAATCTTCAGGCACCGTTTGCAGATCGGCATCAATATAACCCAACCACTTCGATTCCACCTGATCAATTCCGGCTTTCATGGCAGCACTCAATCCGCCGTTCTTCTTCAGACTACAATAGAAAAAATGAGGTTGCCGGTTACAAATCTGCATCATTCGCTCCAAACTGTGATCAGTCGAACCATCATTGACAAAAAGAACACAAGCCGACACCGATGCCTGCTGTATATATGATGACAATTTCTCTTCCAAGGCAGGCATATTATCCTCTTCGTTATAAACAGGAACGATGATTGTCAATTCGTAATTACTTGTCCGATTCATTTCTTTCATTATTTCTTTCGTATAATCGTTACTTTTTTGATAAAAGCGGGTGAATACCGCCGATGTCCTTTCGGCCAGGGATTATCATCATAGACATCCACTTCTTCCATACAGGCATTCTGCTGCAACCATTCCGGAATCATAGCAGCTGGTTCCACACTCTGCACCAAAACAAACGGCATTGCTACTGCAACAGCGGCCGAATCCGTCAGATCGAGCGGTCGGATTTTCCGATAAGCCGCATAGACCAACTCAATACGTATTTCTTCAGAGGCCGGATGATAAAACGGCAGCGACTGTAATTCTTCTATATTCCGGGTAAGCGCAATGCTTTTCTGCTCCGCATTAGATACAAAACTTCCGATGTACGGCATCAGAAAGATTTCAGCAAAAGCAAACAGACCGACCACTCCGCCCAAGAGATAGGCGGGCCGAACCGACTTAACCGCATAAAAGAGGCAAAAGGCTATGCACCACAGACCTGCTGATAAAAGGATCAATGCCATTCCGCTCATCCGTTGTTCTCGGTACATAAAGAGATAGAGCATCACGGGCAACACCAGCACGACAATAGCCAATAAAAGACCGTTGATCCGATACAGTATTTTTCCCACCCGGTCTGTTTTCCGCATCTGTCTGATCCAGTAGTAAAACAGATGTCCTACGGCCAATGCCGCCGGAATGGAGACAGGTAACAGATAACGTGTTTTCTTTTCCGGTATCAGAGAAAGAGAGAAAACAACGAACAGCATCCACAAGAGGGAGAAAAGATAAGACTTTGTTTTATCACCCAGCCTCTTTTCCCAGACAGGAACAAACAACGTAAACAGTGTCAGCAGTGACCAGGCTCCTGTTTCCAGGAAAAACTTCCAGTAGTAATACCACGGACGGACATTCCTGTTCGCCCACGAAGAAGATTCTTTGTTCCATACATATTCAGCCATTTCCGGATGATACATATAAATATAAGCATACCACCAGCAACTCAATACCAGCATGAGTAAAATCATGCCTGCACAACCTTTCCACTTTCCCGCCATGCTTTTACGATAGCAGATCAGATACGCACAGAGAAAAGGGAACAACAAGGCATAGAAAGAAACAGGTCCTTTTCCCAAGAAAGACAAGCCCATTGCCAAGCCGGCCAGCAGAAAAGATTTCCAGTCGCAGACATCAGCCCGCAAGGCTTTAAACAAATAGTAAATAGCCATCAGCATGAAAGCATGGCAATAAATATCCCATGAAGCCGTCCGCCCCATCAGAATAATATTATAGGATGTGCATAACACGAAAACTGTTATCCACGAAAAGACCCTATCATGAGTAAGTAATTTCCCTAACTGGAACAAGTAAAAGACCAGCAAAAGAGCTGCAAGACCGGCCATGGCCCGCTGTAAGGCTAAATTATCGGGAGACACATATTCTACGATGGCCGAAATCCAGGTAGGCAACGGCGGTTTCTCTAGACGCAATTCACCATTCATCGTCGGCGTC is part of the Parabacteroides sp. AD58 genome and harbors:
- a CDS encoding ArnT family glycosyltransferase, whose translation is MNIVDVRSNVGKWILFGLVLCCTFFVNNKAIFVDIMESRNMITAREMVYDGNWLTPTMNGELRLEKPPLPTWISAIVEYVSPDNLALQRAMAGLAALLLVFYLFQLGKLLTHDRVFSWITVFVLCTSYNIILMGRTASWDIYCHAFMLMAIYYLFKALRADVCDWKSFLLAGLAMGLSFLGKGPVSFYALLFPFLCAYLICYRKSMAGKWKGCAGMILLMLVLSCWWYAYIYMYHPEMAEYVWNKESSSWANRNVRPWYYYWKFFLETGAWSLLTLFTLFVPVWEKRLGDKTKSYLFSLLWMLFVVFSLSLIPEKKTRYLLPVSIPAALAVGHLFYYWIRQMRKTDRVGKILYRINGLLLAIVVLVLPVMLYLFMYREQRMSGMALILLSAGLWCIAFCLFYAVKSVRPAYLLGGVVGLFAFAEIFLMPYIGSFVSNAEQKSIALTRNIEELQSLPFYHPASEEIRIELVYAAYRKIRPLDLTDSAAVAVAMPFVLVQSVEPAAMIPEWLQQNACMEEVDVYDDNPWPKGHRRYSPAFIKKVTIIRKK
- a CDS encoding lipid-A-disaccharide synthase N-terminal domain-containing protein yields the protein MIGIYLIGLLAQVFFSARMLIQWILSEKYKKVVSPSLYWVFSLLGAYLLCIYGWLRNDFSIILGQFISFYIYIWNLKEKGLWNKLPRIIQVVLALTPVVAACFALNDFHSFVDSFFKDEDVPLWLIVMGSMGQVIFTLRFVYQWYYSKRFGASVLPVNFWIISLVGSLTIALYGIIRLDPILILGQSTGFIVYIRNIMIGNRENKKGKSV
- a CDS encoding NAD-dependent epimerase/dehydratase family protein; translated protein: MKVLVTGAAGFIGSFLAERLAKRGDEVVGLDNLNTYYPVSLKLDRLNRLGIKEVGEESVFITSTVYDNFRFIKMDLADREGMATLFEQERFDAVCNLAAQAGVRYSIDNPETYVQSNIVGFLHVLEGCRHTHVKHLVYASSSSVYGLNKQIPFKETDQVDQPVSLYGATKKADELMAFSYSQLYGLPTTGLRYFTVYGPWGRPDMAPNLFLKEILSDGTIQVFNHGDLQRDFTYIADVIDATLRILDFPSEEAIPYRIYNVGNSSPVALMDFIQLLESHAGKTVKKNFKEMQPGDVKSTYADTSRLEKDIHYKPKTSVQEGTRLFYEWFVAYYIK
- a CDS encoding glycosyltransferase encodes the protein MNRTSNYELTIIVPVYNEEDNMPALEEKLSSYIQQASVSACVLFVNDGSTDHSLERMMQICNRQPHFFYCSLKKNGGLSAAMKAGIDQVESKWLGYIDADLQTVPEDFERLLPFASDYELVMGIRANRKDSFFKNLQSKIANGFRRMMTKDKATDTGCPLKIMHTDCAKRIPFFTGMHRFLPALILLQYGRMKEVPVRHFPRVAGVSKYHLWNRLISPFLDCFAYRWMKKRYINYQIKDSNLFDRRA